In the Engystomops pustulosus chromosome 2, aEngPut4.maternal, whole genome shotgun sequence genome, one interval contains:
- the LOC140117729 gene encoding uncharacterized protein isoform X2 yields MSPLEGSFRPAKIECHLPSPSRRKRYGSLLTFVFDKKTKWDFQINYKLEIFEQMGNLCKIQNGINQIHYAFDTLQSLFMYLGSQGCLLSCTYPYEITKIFKICRIISLWGRISFSIYCITLWSLLSPPGFYQGHGRGSKISPNGRNQRDSILRRLPNNRRFSKSFRKPKGYNNRSFTISGMDHKFRQIRLNSESHKRIFRSVFKFSNPDLVSSTGKDEKSSWESQEIREEEVCLSKDSYESSGDHDIMHPKCGLVPKSLKNTTVMDSYKMGQKSSSSSFPIDNPLKSEGITKMVEKSRESTERRKLGPMAIDPDPNRRQQLRMGGSPSGQIYPGLLDPGNSTYLFERERTKSGPEHSKILYQRAEGSPCENYVGQHYHGCLSKKTRRYQIKKATENITTNIFLGRRKYPVDLGHPSEGFRKCSSRLPQPVPNSSPRMELERGSLSRDCSKVGTAGHRLVCLQKEFQSEKVLFLEPKRSPLGTRRFFTDLEPGPSVCFPSDSIDKQGVAKTTSQSNQAHLSSTLLAKEKLVPKSTKVGDGPSVYPTQEAGPSTSGTSPSSEPRVPKPSSLDPESTFLRSKGLSYKVIKTLKNSRKPVTHAIYFKIWKKFCSWSKDMPNQGSPNICQILDFLQEGFEKGLRPSTLRVQVSALSAYFDTALTEHRWVKRFFQACSRLRPTVKDSSPQWDLSLVLDALTMGPFEPIDPSHMRFLTQKTAFLIAITSARRLGELQALSICEPYLSVSEDRITLRLDRNFLPKIVSNFHRNQEIILPTFCHHPKNPVEEKWHLLDEEIKARKLQKPLLDAGLQIPLKNVIKSKVFHYLSLSKPIPLGPCLHHGLRKEVHPLKKSAKPLRGVQMSHLQSTIG; encoded by the exons ATGTCACCTTTGGAAGGAAGTTTCCGACCTGCTAAAATTGAATGTCATCTGCCCAGTCCATCCAGAAGAAAGAGGTACGGGTCATTACTCACCtttgtttttgataaaaaaaccAAATGGGACTTTCAGATTAATTACAAACTTGAAATATTTGAACAAATGGGTAACCTATGTAAAATTCAAAATGGAATCAATCAAATCCACTACGCCTTTGATACCTTACAAAGCTTGTTTATGTACCTTGGATCTCAAGGATGCCTATTATCATGTACCTATCCATACGAAATCACAAAAATATTTAAGATTTGCCGTATTATCTCCCTCTGGGGAAGAATTTCATTTTCAATTTACTGCATTACCCTTTGGTCTCTCCTCAGCCCCCCGGGTTTTTACCAAGGTCATGGCAGAGGCAGTAAAATATCTCCGAACGGAAGAAATCAGCGTGATTCCATACTTAGACGACTTCCTAATAATAGGAGATTCAGTAAGTCATTTAGAAAGCCAAAAGGATACAACAATAGAAGTTTTACAATCTCTGGGATGGATCATAAATTTAGACAAATCAGACTTAATTCCGAGTCACATAAAAGAATTTTTAGGAGTGTCTTTAAATTCTCTAACCCAGACCTCGTATCTTCCACAGGAAAAGATGAAAAATCTTCTTGGGAAAGTCAAGAAATTCGAGAAGAGGAAGTCTGTCTCAGTAAGGACAGCTATGAGTCTtctggggaccatgacatcatgcaTCCAAAGTGTGGCCTGGTGCCAAAATCACTCAAGAACACTACAGTCATGGATTCTTACAAAATGGGAcaaaaatcatcatcatcttcatttcCCATTGATAATCCCCTCAAAAGTGAAGGAATCACTAAGATGGTGGAAAAATCCCGGGAATCTACGGAAAGGCGTAAATTGGGTCCAATGGCCATTGACCCAGATCCAAACAGACGCCAGCAGCTCCGGATGGGGGGCTCTCCTTCCGGGCAAATATATCCAGGGTTGCTGGACCCAGGAAACAGCACATACCTCTTCGAACGAGAGAGAACTAAAAGCGGTCCTGAACACTCTAAAATCCTGTACCAGCGAGCTGAAGGGTCACCATGTGAAAATTATGTCGGACAACACTACCACGGTTGCCTATCTAAGAAGACAAGGAGGTACCAGATCAAAAAGGCTACTGAAAATATCACAACAAATATTTTCCTGGGCAGAAGAAAATATCCAGTCGATCTCGGCCATCCATCTGAGGGGTTCAGAAAATGTAGTAGCAGATTACCTCAGCCGGTCCCAAATTCTTCCCCACGAATGGAGCTTGAACGAGGAAGTCTTTCAAGAGATTGTTCTAAGGTGGGGACTGCCGGACATCGACTTGTTTGCCTCCAGAAAGAATTCCAAAGTGAAAAAGTTCTTTTCCTTGAACCCAAAAGAAGTCCCCTGGGGACTAGACGCTTTTTCACAGACCTGGAACCAGGACCTAGTGTATGCTTTCCCTCCGATTCCATTGATAAGCAAGGTGTTGCAAAAACTACTAGTCAGTCCAACCAAGCTCATCTTAGTAGCACCCTTTTGGCCAAAGAAAAATTGGTTCCCAAGTCTACAAAAGTTGGCGATGGACCTTCCGTTTATCCTACCCAGGAGGCCggaccttctacatcagggaccAGTCCTTCATCAGAACCCAGGGTTCCTAAACCtagcagcctggatcctgaaagcacCTTCTTAAGATCAAAAGGTTTATCATATAAGGTAATAAAAACCTTAAAGAATAGTAGAAAACCTGTAACCCATGCCATATactttaaaatatggaaaaagttttgttcctgGTCAAAAGATATGCCTAACCAGGGTTCCCCAAATATCTGTCAGATTCTTGATTTTCTGCAGGAGGGGTTCGAGAAGGGACTACGACCTAGCACCTTGAGAGTCCAGGTCTCAGCCTTGAGCGCCTACTTCGATACAGCGCTGAcagaacacaggtgggtaaagaGGTTCTTTCAAGCCTGCTCACGCTTACGTCCTACTGTTAAAGATTCATCCCCTCAGTGGGATCTATCTCTAGTTCTAGATGCTTTAACTATGGGGCCCTTCGAGCCGATCGACCCTAGTCATATGCgttttttgacacaaaaaactgcctTTTTAATCGCCATTACATCTGCTAGAAGACTGGGCGAGTTACAGGCCTTGTCCATTTGTGAACCCTATTTATCTGTGTCAGAAGATAGGATCACGCTCAGACTTGACAgaaattttttaccaaaaattgtctcaaatttcCATAGGAACCAGGAGATAATCTTACCCACGTTTtgccatcatccaaaaaatcctgtggaagagaaatggCATCTACTGGAT GAAGAAATAAAGGCAAGAAAGCTTCAAAAGCCACTATTGGACGCTGGATTACAGATACCATTAAAGAATGTTATAAAATCAAAGGTGTTCCACTACCTCTCTCTgtcaaagcccattccactagggccatgtCTACATCATGGGCTGAGAAAGGAGGTGCATCCATTGAAGAAATCTGCAAAGCCGCTACGTGGAGTACAAATGTCACATTTGCAAagcactataggctaa